The Pueribacillus theae genome includes the window CTAAAGATGTCATGGCAATGGAAAAGATGAAAGAATATAAAGGATTGTATCATGTTCTTCATGGCGCCATTTCTCCGATTGATGGCATCGGGCCTGAAGATATTAAAGTGCCTGAACTGCTTAAAAGGCTAAGTGATGACACGATCCAAGAGTTAATTTTAGCGACAGATCCAAACATTGAAGGGGAAGCAACCGCGATGTATATTGCAAGGCTTGTAAAACCGGTAGGAATAAAAACTACGCGAATTGCCCATGGTCTCCCTGTTGGTGGAGATTTGGAGTATGCAGACGAAGTCACACTCTCAAAGGCGCTTGAAGGGCGCCGTGAGCTATAGGCAGAGGGTGCAGACGATGCTATTTAAGAAAAAACTGCGGAAAACCTATGACGAACATCTCATTGAGACGCTTGAAAGAGTGAAAGAGGAATGGTTTACAAAAAGAGAACTTGTTCAGAAAAGCGTGGAACCTCCTTATGAACTTCTGTACGAATTAAAACTTGCTGAATCAAAATATCTATTTTTGTTAAAAGAAGCAAAGATACGCAAGATTTCAATGAAGCCGTAAGAGGGGCTTCTTTTTTTTAACTTTTTTCATATATATATGTACAGGCTGATGACGTTTATTTAAAGGAGGAAGAAGGTGGAATCCATGATTGTCATTTCATTGTTTGCCGGATTTATCATTTTACTATTATTGATGGGAGTTTCCATAAAACCTTTGCGGTTTCTTGGTCTAGGCATTGTAAAAATTATGATTGGTGCCCTGTTTTTATTTTTTCTAAATGTTGTCGGCGTCCAGTTAAATATTCATATCCCAATCAATATTGCAACGGCAGCGGTTTCCGGTTTTCTTGGCA containing:
- the recR gene encoding recombination mediator RecR gives rise to the protein MRYPEPIAKLIDSFMKLPGIGPKTAVRLAFFVLEMKEEDVFEFGKALVNAKRDLTNCSICQNITDRDPCYICDDSSRDRSVICVVQDSKDVMAMEKMKEYKGLYHVLHGAISPIDGIGPEDIKVPELLKRLSDDTIQELILATDPNIEGEATAMYIARLVKPVGIKTTRIAHGLPVGGDLEYADEVTLSKALEGRREL
- a CDS encoding YaaL family protein, coding for MLFKKKLRKTYDEHLIETLERVKEEWFTKRELVQKSVEPPYELLYELKLAESKYLFLLKEAKIRKISMKP
- a CDS encoding pro-sigmaK processing inhibitor BofA family protein: MIVISLFAGFIILLLLMGVSIKPLRFLGLGIVKIMIGALFLFFLNVVGVQLNIHIPINIATAAVSGFLGIPGVAALIAIDQLLL